Proteins from a single region of Psychrobacter cryohalolentis K5:
- a CDS encoding nitroreductase family protein: MSTSEKSHNHNNDEPNNTESPIVTNSQVTDEQLINWIKSRRSIGNLSIPAPTESQIKAAIDCAVTAPDHKKLQPWRFIVTQGNARHELGRAFLVAAEAKAAQEGDTLSEKDRQKTYNMPLRAPVIITVVTQMQAHKKVPPFEQMLSAGAVVQNLILALKAQGFSTVWRTGLLCNEPAVKAYFDVSADDYVTAFVYTGTSTCDMPTRKPIDIEPLTRFEQ, encoded by the coding sequence ATGAGTACCTCTGAAAAGAGTCACAACCATAATAATGATGAGCCAAATAATACCGAAAGTCCGATAGTAACCAACTCACAAGTGACCGATGAACAACTGATCAATTGGATTAAATCGAGGCGCAGTATCGGTAATCTGAGTATCCCTGCACCGACAGAAAGCCAGATAAAAGCCGCTATCGATTGCGCAGTGACTGCCCCAGATCATAAGAAACTACAGCCATGGCGCTTTATCGTCACACAGGGTAATGCTCGTCATGAGCTAGGTCGTGCATTTTTGGTGGCAGCTGAAGCCAAAGCAGCACAAGAAGGCGATACCCTATCTGAAAAAGATCGGCAAAAAACTTATAATATGCCATTACGTGCACCCGTTATTATTACTGTCGTCACACAAATGCAAGCGCATAAAAAAGTACCACCCTTTGAACAGATGCTTAGTGCGGGTGCGGTGGTTCAAAACCTCATCTTAGCGCTAAAGGCACAAGGTTTTAGTACGGTATGGCGTACTGGGTTACTTTGTAATGAGCCTGCTGTTAAAGCATATTTCGATGTAAGTGCAGATGATTATGTTACGGCTTTTGTTTATACCGGCACCAGCACTTGTGATATGCCAACGCGCAAGCCGATTGATATTGAACCACTGACGCGCTTTGAGCAATAA
- the zapE gene encoding cell division protein ZapE, translated as MSLSPLQRYEQAISTDEFTRDEQQYLAMSYLDGLYHQLNDNAVQKKGFFSFLKAKPVAPKGLYMWGGVGRGKTWMMDMFYDSLTIERKMRQHFHHFMQRVHQELYKLQGESDPLEKVADIIYAEAVIICFDEFFVSNVSDAMILGDLFTMLFNRGITLVATSNIEPSGLYKDGLHRDRFMPAIAEVEKHTSVMNIDSGIDYRLRVLQQAELYESPMTKANHHWLANRFASLSNNQKFSNEPITVNGREIRINARTDDILFCDFRHLCMEPRSASDFIEIAKQFSTVLINAVPALDDDLRDPTRRFIYLVDEFYDRRVKLLVRAQQPILELYQGQKLAFEIERTRSRLLEMQSEDYLKMEHRTEDSDAA; from the coding sequence ATGAGTTTATCTCCCTTACAGCGTTATGAGCAAGCCATCAGCACGGATGAGTTTACTCGTGATGAGCAGCAGTATTTGGCGATGAGTTACTTGGATGGTCTTTACCATCAGCTCAATGATAACGCGGTACAGAAAAAAGGCTTTTTTAGTTTTTTAAAAGCAAAACCTGTTGCACCCAAAGGTTTGTATATGTGGGGCGGGGTAGGACGTGGTAAAACATGGATGATGGACATGTTTTATGATTCATTGACCATTGAGCGCAAGATGCGTCAACATTTTCATCATTTTATGCAGCGGGTACATCAAGAGCTATATAAGCTGCAAGGCGAGAGCGACCCGTTAGAAAAAGTCGCTGATATCATCTATGCTGAAGCGGTGATTATCTGTTTTGATGAGTTTTTTGTCTCTAACGTCTCTGATGCGATGATTTTGGGTGATTTGTTCACCATGCTATTCAATCGCGGTATTACCTTGGTAGCGACATCAAATATTGAGCCATCTGGACTCTATAAAGATGGCTTGCACCGAGATCGCTTTATGCCAGCTATTGCCGAAGTTGAGAAGCATACCAGCGTTATGAATATCGACTCCGGTATTGATTATCGCTTGCGTGTACTGCAACAAGCTGAGCTATACGAGTCGCCCATGACCAAAGCCAATCATCACTGGCTCGCCAACCGTTTTGCCAGCTTGTCTAACAATCAAAAATTCAGTAATGAGCCTATCACTGTTAATGGTCGTGAAATCAGGATTAATGCGCGTACCGATGACATCTTATTTTGCGACTTCCGTCATTTATGCATGGAGCCGCGGTCGGCATCTGATTTTATTGAAATCGCTAAGCAGTTCAGCACCGTACTTATCAATGCCGTACCAGCGCTCGATGATGATTTGCGGGATCCAACACGACGTTTTATTTATTTAGTTGATGAGTTTTATGATCGCCGTGTCAAATTATTGGTGCGCGCGCAACAGCCGATTCTTGAGTTATATCAAGGACAAAAACTGGCGTTCGAGATTGAACGTACACGTTCGCGCCTGCTTGAGATGCAGTCAGAAGATTATCTGAAAATGGAGCATCGTACTGAAGATTCGGATGCAGCATAG
- a CDS encoding alpha/beta hydrolase, giving the protein MQLIPAPAGVLEVDALWQQDNSNDPNTDTVALLCHPNPLFDGTMNNKVVTTMYRFARDNGMHVVRFNFRGVGQSTGEHDYADGEVVDAMTVLQWIAEQTPARKLWLGGFSFGGYVTARVAEQVLVSPHIWGLDDFEISKIALIAPSVEKNDSSDIDLPADKTFEIYGNADEVIDPDNMQEFADRLGIPVSVVDGAGHFFHGRLSELKKLLEQHTYNGDI; this is encoded by the coding sequence ATGCAATTGATTCCCGCTCCTGCTGGCGTGTTAGAAGTTGACGCGCTTTGGCAACAAGACAATTCTAATGATCCAAATACGGATACCGTTGCGCTGCTTTGCCATCCCAATCCGTTGTTCGATGGCACGATGAATAATAAAGTGGTGACGACCATGTACCGCTTTGCTCGTGATAATGGTATGCACGTGGTACGTTTTAACTTTCGTGGTGTTGGACAATCGACCGGTGAGCATGATTATGCTGATGGGGAAGTAGTTGATGCAATGACCGTGCTACAATGGATTGCTGAGCAAACTCCGGCACGCAAATTGTGGCTTGGCGGCTTCTCTTTTGGTGGTTATGTGACAGCGCGTGTGGCTGAGCAAGTATTGGTATCACCTCATATATGGGGACTGGATGATTTTGAAATATCTAAGATTGCTCTCATTGCTCCCTCAGTCGAAAAAAATGACAGCAGTGATATAGACTTACCTGCTGATAAAACCTTTGAGATTTATGGTAATGCAGATGAAGTCATCGACCCTGATAATATGCAAGAATTTGCTGATCGACTGGGCATTCCTGTGAGCGTTGTTGATGGCGCAGGACACTTTTTCCATGGGCGCTTGTCTGAGCTGAAAAAGCTTTTGGAGCAGCATACGTATAACGGCGACATATAG